The following is a genomic window from Deltaproteobacteria bacterium.
CGACAAATGACCGCCAAGGGCGTTTTCAGGCAGCTTGAAACGTTTAACTAGTTCGTATTTTCTTTTACGTAAGTTAGTAGCTTGTTGCTTTTTAACTGAAAAGTACTTTATCTGTACCATGGTATACACTCAGATTCAGGTTGCTATTTTCTTTAACATCGTTTGCGAATCTATGCACGTACTTTTACTTGCTTGGCGTGAAGGATAACGTCTTGTTTTATTTAGGTGTTCGTGAAGCATGTCTGAGCGAACACTAATTGGTGATAAATTTTTATCGCGATTTTTTTAATTTTTACTCATATTTTTCTACTGTACTAAACTTACATTCAAATTTAAATATGGTAATTTTTAATGATACCAGCAAGGACTTGCAGACGCGACTTATGAGTTTTTCACTATCCAATTGCAATACGTAAGTAAAATAGGTAGATAGGTGAGGTTAATGGTTAACGCATTGCCTCAACAAGCGCTACTAAATCTGCTGGTAGGGGAGCCTCAAAACGCAATTGTTTACCGGTGGTTGGGTGCATAAATGACAAGATGGCCGCATGCAGAGCATGACGATCTAGCTGAGTTGCAAGCTCACGTAGCTTTATCGCAACTTTATTAAAGCAGCGTCCACCATAAGTTGCATCACCAACAATTGGATAACCACGCTCGGACAAATGAACGCGAATTTGATGAGTGCGCCCAGTTCCGAGTTTAATTGCAAGTTGTGAAATCCCTCCATGACTTGCAACGGTGCGATAGCTCGTAATCGCTTCTTTGCCACTTTTTACTTTTGCGGTGAAACGTTGGCGATGAATCGGGTGGCGGCCATAAAGAGTGTGAATAGTTGCCACAACAGGTTGGGGCGTACCAATAACAAAGGCGATATAAAGTTTTTCTACACTACGAGCAGAAAATTGTTTTGCTACAGCAATATGGGTTTGATCATTTTTAGCAACGACCAAAACGCCACTGGTATTTTTATCAAGACG
Proteins encoded in this region:
- a CDS encoding RluA family pseudouridine synthase, with protein sequence MFLNSFKLLVSVNEAGERLDRYLAKQAMDVDSPLAGFSRSRLQDLIDNGNILVNNVVARASKKLHGNESINIQIPPPTDPHVQPEDIALDILFEDRDLIIINKPAGMAVHPGAGQQHGTLVAGLLAHCKDLSGIGGVIRPGIVHRLDKNTSGVLVVAKNDQTHIAVAKQFSARSVEKLYIAFVIGTPQPVVATIHTLYGRHPIHRQRFTAKVKSGKEAITSYRTVASHGGISQLAIKLGTGRTHQIRVHLSERGYPIVGDATYGGRCFNKVAIKLRELATQLDRHALHAAILSFMHPTTGKQLRFEAPLPADLVALVEAMR